A section of the Apostichopus japonicus isolate 1M-3 chromosome 1, ASM3797524v1, whole genome shotgun sequence genome encodes:
- the LOC139967634 gene encoding uncharacterized protein isoform X1, with amino-acid sequence MVSFPPPPHLGMGKFNNLTIVHILTIVHILTIVHILTIVHILTIVHILTIVNILTIVHIITIVHILTIVHILTIVHILTIVHILTIVNILTIVHILTIVHILTIVHILTIGHILTIVHILTIVHILTIVHILTIVHILTIVHILTIVHILTIVHILTIVHILTIVHILTIVHILTIVHILTIVHILTIVHILTIVHILTIVHILTIVHILTIVHILTIVHILTIVHILTIVNILTIVHILTIVHILTIVHILTIVHILTIVHILTIVHILTIVHILTIVHILTIVHILTIVHILTIVHILTIVHILTIVHILTIVHILTIVHILTIPFYLHCDNPSLDFNWKL; translated from the coding sequence ATGGTAagcttccctccccctccccaccttggGATGggaaaatttaacaatcttaccattgtccatatactaaccattgtccatatacttaccattgtccatatacttaccattgtccatatacttaccattgtccatatactaaccattgtcaatatactaaccattgtccatataattaCCATTGtacatatactaaccattgtccatatactaaccattgtccatatacttaccattgtccatatactaaccattgtcaatatactaaccattgtccatatactaaccattgtccatatacttaccattgtccatatacttaccattggccatatacttaccattgtccatatacttaccattgtccatatactaaccattgtccatatacttaccattgtccatatactaaccattgtccatatactaaccattgtccatatacttaccattgttcatatacttaccattgtccatatactaaccattgtccatatacttaccattgtccatatacttaccattgtccatatacttaccattgtccatatactaaccattgtccatatacttaccattgtccatatacttaccattgtccatatacttaccattgtccatatactaaccattgtccatatacttaccattgtccatatactaaccattgtccatatactaaccattgtcaatatacttaccattgttcatatacttaccattgtccatatactaaccattgtccatatactaaccattgtccatatacttaccattgtccatatacttaccattgtccatatacttaccattgtccatatactcaccattgtccatatactaaccattgtccatatacttaccattgtccatatacttaccattgtccatatacttaccattgtccatatactcaccattgtccatatacttaccattgtccatatacttaccattgtccatatactaaccattcCTTTTTATTTACATTGTGACAACCCAAGTCTTGACTTTAACTGGAAGCTATAG